A stretch of DNA from Bactrocera neohumeralis isolate Rockhampton chromosome 6, APGP_CSIRO_Bneo_wtdbg2-racon-allhic-juicebox.fasta_v2, whole genome shotgun sequence:
TGGATTCGTTAATACATACTTACTTGCAGCCCCACAGCAGTTGCCAGAGAAAAGCTGCCGTTTTGCTCACTGTATGCAAAGCTACAAGCATAAAATATGATTTCGGCGCATGCGCATAGGTTTTGCGCTCTTACTCTCAGCGTTAAAACATACGCTAGTGTTTcaaaatgtatgcaaattaaTTTGCTGGAATTGCTGGTAGTATCGTTAATATTTATGGTAAATAATGTAgttgtatgcatacatacacacataaggAAATGAAAACCAAATTAAAGTCTCCAGAAATGAATATGCACCAATTGACAccctttaatttttgcattgtgTTTTTTGACGCCTTtgataataatgaaaaatcCGCACATAGATGGCGCTGTAGCTAGCCATATTCAGCGCCCCAGTAATTCCGGACGGAGAACGTATATCAGagacagagaacgtatatcagAGACAGAGAACGTATACCAGAGACAGAGAACGTAGATCATAGAATGATATAGCCACACTTTCTTCTGAAcagtcccgcgtttgggaggtcaagtcTTAAACACTTGAGACCACATACCTTCAAACATCCCACCGAGCTGACGAGAAtgaaaattaaacgcctgtgcaaatttgtattgactactaagcgttttgctaatttataaatacgaacacaggagttcttcttttcgatggcctcacaaaggactgcatatagtagtccacagcgatctttgatcagccatctaacctaacctaacctgtatactatatattcacgaactcagaaaaaattttacgtttttGGGATTTTCCTCGAACTAAAGTCTTGCTTGaatttttgttgactttttatttgacttcaaagctgaatttgtatatatttgtagtttattttttcgcatattaataatgataataaaatcgGATTAATTCATaaataggtatatgtatattaattacgCTTATATATACTCCGTGAACTTGCTTTAATATTGCTTTATTCAGTATTACAATTGTCGCtttggttgttttgttttttaagagcAAATCTGGCAGAGATGACGGATTTCGGTGCCACAGTGTAAATACggtacattatttatttattacctaaaaaaatgtgattaaaGAAGGAAAAGTTTGAAACATTGAAAAGCTCGTAAGCATTATAGTTTAAGCTGACTATATCGATGTGTGTGTGTCATAAAAGACTGGAAGGAAGAGACATAGGAGGAAAGTTGTAACGTGAGTCGAGTTCTTGTAATTCATAGAGAGTGAGAAGGAAGGCAAAATGAAAGATGTAAGATGGAAAATATAACTTGAATTGAGTTCTTGTAGTTTATAAAAGGTTGGAAGGAAGTAAGGTAGGAGGAAAATCTGCGTGAATTGAGGTCTGCTTTGTAGAAAACTGTAATCTAATTTCTAGTATCTGTGCTCTAGTAAACTATAAAGTtatgttaaagaaaaaaaaagtgaacattataaagaaaaacatcTGTATGTGTGAAAAGAAAGTAGGAATGCTTCATCATACTATTTGTTAAAagtgattttatttaataaaatattaaatatactcgtatacattaCAAACAATAAGTTTAAGTGACTAACTAATAAAAGCACTGACTTTGGGCATCACATTTAATGTAATGTAGTTAtcataaaattatcaaaaataaacaaaaagtaatacaaaacaagaaaaagtgttaacttcggctgcaccgaagctataataccctgcacaagtgcattttttatagttaaatgttggtaaataaaaaagttgtccatacaaaaacttgattttgatcgatcagtttgtacggcagctatatgctatagtaagccgatctgaaaaatttcttcggagattatagcgctgTCTTTAAGAATAGTATAcgcaaattttgtgaatatatctagtcaaataaaagagttttccatacaaggaggagtatttgatcattcagtttgtatggcagctataagctatagtagcccgatctcaacaatttcttcgcagattgtaGCACagtctttgaaaatattttgtgttaaattttgtgaagatatctcgtcaaatgaaaaagttgtccatacatggatatgattttgatcgttcagtttgtatgacagctatatcatACAATTGTCCGATATCATTGCTTCCAATAAATAAGTAGCGCGTTGGTGAGAAAAGCACGTTTGCAAagtttcagttcgatatctcaaaaactgtgtgACTAGTTCGTTTATTTGCAGACTGACGGAAGGACATGGATAAAACGATGCAGCTCATCAAGCTGATCATTTgcatatggtatatattttctAGGGCCTCTGATGTTAACCGCTGTAACTTACAAACaccatggcaaacttaatacacactgttcagggtataaacatAGCTGATGAATCCATACATATGGTATAGTAATATATCggtaattttttattcgaaagTAAGCTGTTAGTACagtttatattagatatatttcattttatgttatatatataagtcattttatattatatatatttcattttattatttatatatatttcaaatctacaataaactaaatattttcatttattatttaaattgttcgCATTTTTGCTTTCGACTGCTAAAATTTTTCTCCGCATTTAACATACATACCGTCagctgaaatgcaaaacaacgtataattcgaaattgagttttttatcgcttacgattcactagatcttactacatatatgtatcataaacttttaagcttccgctgtcagatataaccaatatataactaatatataaccaatgctcaaattttgttgcaatttgtggattctattatatcgtttttctttCGCCTGTAAACTGATGAAAGTGATgctacgttattttgcattttaactatcaaatataaccaatatataacctatacataaccgttttataaccaatactcaaattttgttgcaatttatgTGGTTCTATGAAAAGTgattttacgttattttgtatttaagctgtcagatataaccgatatataacctatacataaccgttttataaccaaaactcaaattttgtttcactttgtgtggtttctattatatcgttttccttcgcctgtaaacttacgAAAAGTGatagttattttgcattttaggtgacgatacgCTTCTTTACTGCTTCTTTTTGGTTTTCTCGATATTCATAAGTAATTGTAATTCTATAATTGCTGCTTGTTAATTGGTTAGGCGCGCTATTTACGTATAAATagagtatttttgttgttttttttttaataattgtttttgctggaatttaaataaagttttacttTGCTCGTGTTATAACGGTACTCTAAATAAGTTTAGGTAAATTTACTACATTCCATACATAAACAGTTGCAGCTAAGCTGCTATATATTAAAGTGGTAAGTGCTAACtggttaaaaatattgcaattgctttttgattaattttcccCCACGAAGTCAAATttccgatttttattttttaattaaatttaattttgtgaaactttgcattttttacgctaattgcatttttcgtttAGGAATTTCATATTGCAGATATGGTTCATTATTCCCTGCAGTGCTTTAATTGGCTATCAGTGCTTGCTTTGTTCGTATCCCAAAATTAGCCACGGATAAGCTTTAGCGCTATGCTTTTCGTAAACGGTTTGCTATTATATATTTCAACTCTAATCTAAATGTTTGTACATGTCATCCAGCTGCGGCTTGAAATAGCTCTTCAATTGTGGCCGTTTCGCTTTGAAGGTCGGCGTTAGCAAGCCATTTTGTACCGAAAATGGATCCGGATGCAAATAAATGTCTTTCACCTATAAAGCAAAATGAGTATTGTTAATACTTTTACACGCCATTGTGTTTCACAACTCACTTGTTCAAATGATTTCAAGCCGCTCTGTTTACCCCAATTGAGCATATCGCTCATAATCAGCTCCTTGACCTGTTGATTATTGCAGAGCACAGAGAGTGTGCCCTTGACACGATTCTCGTTAGCCCATTGCTTGAGCACATCCACATCAGGCACAACGACGGCAATAATACAGCTCTAAAGTAACGGAAATGTATGGTTATTAGGCACTACATAAAATGGTTAGCACAATTTATGCACCTTAAGACTCTCGCCATACACATACACCTGATTGACGTACTGACTCAGCGTGTAGATATTCTCAATTTTCTCTGGCACAATGTATTCACCTTGGCTAagcttgaaaatatgtttgcgACGATCGATTATGCGCAGCGTGCCATTTGGCAACCACATGCCGACGTCACCAGTATGATGCCAACCCTCGGAATCAACAGCTTCAGCAGTTTTCTCTGGATCTTTATAATAACTGCGTAGCGAAAGTGTAAAGTGTCAACAGAGATTTGAAATATCGTTAGACTATAAATTTACGCTTACCCATGGAACACATTGGAGCCGCGTACGCATACCTCGCCAGTATTTTGACTGGCAAAATACTCCATCTCCGGCACATCCACGAGCTGTAAGGAAATTATatcaataaaatgcaaaaagatTTACAGAGCTCAACTTACTTTGACGGCATTGCAGGAGACCGGTGGTCCAACATGATTCGGCACGTAGTCACCCTGTACGGTTAATGAAATGGCGCCAGTACATTCGGTTTGGCCGTAACCCTCCAACACCAAGCAGCCGAGTGCACAGCGCATGAATGTCAAGACATTGCCGGCCAGCGGCGCGGAACCGACAACCATCAGACGCAGATTCCCGCCAAAAGCTGAAAATGATTCATATAAAGCGTCAATGAAGACTATTGTTCACTTCCGTTCCCATAACAGTCAGGTTTACGTAACCGAAATGGATCTGAGTTTCTTAACCGGCCAAGGACAGTCAactcgacaacaacaacaacaattcttcACTTACCTTGGTGCACTTTTTTGAAGACCAACTTGTCCCAGCAGCCGTTGCGACGCATAATACCGCGCGAGAGCTCTTTCTCCTTGGCCTTGAGCGCCATATTGAATAAAGTACGCTTGATGGCCGACGAGGCAAtctcattttgtattttatcaTAAACGCGATTAAGTAAACGCGGCACCGCTGGCATTACGGttggtttcaacattttcaaatcgTTAGTCAGCTCCTTAATGTCGCCCGAATAGAAGCCCACGCAGCCGCCCACATAGTAGATGCCGTTCTCACAGCAACGCTCAAACATATGCGCCAACGGCAGGAATGATATCATGACATCGCCTGCCCGTATGCGGTGTTCACCtgttaaacaacaaaaacgaaaaaaaaaataataattacatagcAACACCGAATAGCTGAAGCCGGCATGCAACACTTACCCATTTGCAAGATCACCGCGCATACGCCGGCGACCACATTGCCGTGCGTGAGCATCACACCCTTCGGATTGCCTGTAGTGCCGGATGTGTAGCAAACGGTGCACAAGTCTTCGGATACTGGCGGCACTTCCGGATGGTTGCCCTTAGCGCCCAATTTCTCCACATCGATGAAAGAGAATATCTGTATGCCGCGGCTTCGGGCGCGTTCCAGCGTATGCTGCCTTATAGGCTTAATTGAGACTATGATCTTCAGCGTGGGCGGCGCTTTCTCCAACAACATCAAAGCCTTGGCATCATCCTCCACAACAACCAATGACATTTCTGTTTGACGCATGATGAAGGCACACGCTTCCGGTCCGAGCGTATCGTACAACGGCACCACAACCAAAGAAAAACTGTAACAACCTTGCTCATATAAAATCCATTCGGGACGGTTTTGCGAGTAAATGCCAATCAATTGTTTGGGACGCGCACCTAAAGCAATCATGCCGGCGCCGAAATTCTTGGCGCGTAGCAAGGCTTCATCGTAATTGATCCACTGCGTAAGACAGAGCagaaaaagtcaaatttttggCACTTACAAGCGCAGAAGAATTGTGGAATATGGTTTGTGTATGATAAACTTGCCTGGTATGGTGATGTGAGTGTCTCGCGCCAACCCAAACACGGTCCATTGTTTGAGGAGTAGGCACCTTCACGAAATGTCTGATATAGCGTGCGCACATTCTCGGTAATGTAACTGATGAATTTGCCGTTCTTCGCTTCTTTATAGAATTTCGAAACGTGTATGTGATCAGGACCCTGAGTGGAATAGTGGTTGGCATGCATCAAGACAGTAATATGGGAAGAGAGAGATAAAGGGAATACTTCTATTGAATAAATAACACATGACAGGCAAGGATTTGTAGgttagaaaattaattatatgaatatgCATGTTAGTGTCCAGTGTAAAAACGACGTGAGTGCACGTTCACGacttcaataaataattaagaaatatatttctatacatacacatatatatgtatattcgtctCATATATGCTAGCATATGAAATCTCAATCACAACTAATTGAGTACAAACGTGACAACGCGACTTTGGTCCCATCTTAATTAATGATCAGCAGTTCGAATGGTCAGTGCAGTGGCAGGTGAGTCTGTAATGTGCCCTCGGTAGCCGAAACcaaacatacctacataccTTGGATTATATAGTAAACGTtgtgtgtataaataaaaaggGTGGCATATTTGGGTTGCTGAGGTATATGCTGCTTACTAAACCCTCAACTCGATTTTTTTAGACGTGCGGTTTTCAATTAGGCATTATTTCTCTCCGAAAGGTCTTTGAAGCCGGCCGCGTGAGCGGTGAATATTCAAAAAGATGGAACCGCGAACTGTATGAGCCCTACGACTATAAGAATACAGTTAAacgcataaaaataaaacaaattcggTGGTTGAGTCCTGTCGTTGGCATATTTGGGTTACTGAGGTATGGGCTGCTTAATGAACTCTTTGAAGCCGTCCGCGTGAGCGGTGAATATTCAAAAAGATGGAACCGCGAACTGTATGAGCTCTACGACGAccccaattgctgcaaaaagcgTTCGAAAATTGGGCTTCTCCTTTCGGCTGGATTTATTCGAGCCGACAGCGTCGCTCACTTGTCtgtaatcatttttaaaacctAATAGCAAAGCCTAAACTTTATAATAAAGCAAAGTTCTTGGCCattacaataatttatattaattaaatagtaTTCTTGAAAACCACATATCAAAAAAACACCCCTTACATACATTATTGAAATCCATCCCTGTACACTATATATTTCAGTTCGATACCAATAAAACCCAGTGAATTGTTTGGGCGTTTTGCAGACTGACAGGCGGACGGCCCGATTTGATgggaataattttatttttcctttctgatatttacagcaacaaaattatattaacgtTTCATATGCAGTGAAGAGATAAAACGGTATATCATTACAGAATCACAATTAAGCAATTAAGCAACATATGCACTCATTTGAGAGCTTTCACGAATGAGCTTCTGAAAACAATATATACCCGAACAAATATGATTGATGAAGACCACAACTCATatatgcagatatgtatgtatatatgattatTGTGGccatatagatatatgtagaaGACTATTTTCAGTTTTCTATTATAAACCACTGTCTGCGTAAATTGCTGTATAATAAAATAGACCAGCTGTCGCGTTGCGCCTCGCTAGCGAGGCAGAAGTTgataaatttcgaatattttggatcaatatgtacatatgtatgtaagcggaATAAGTATGTAAATGGAATTTACGTAAACACATATTGGTCTTCATTtggataaatatgtatacagatATGTGAAGGACTGTGcggtttttaatttgtttatttttaactatcCGTGAATTGTTGGCTTAGGCGAccataaaattatttggaaGAAAATCTTGCATTCACTTTATCTACTTATTATGGCCTGAACTGGCTATATTAAGTTTGGCAggaagtttgtaacagccagaaGGAAATGTTGGAGAtcgtataaaatatttctataaatgatcagcttgacaAGCTTAGCCGATTTAGCCACATCCGGCTGTTTGTtcgcctgtctgtctgtataccaAACGGTCccaataaagtgcttgtatagaaaacttttttatttgaaaagatatctttacgaaattttgcatggaaattgttctgatcgggcATATAGCCATATAAACTGATGGATCAAtataaagtccttgtatggaaaactattttatttgaagagatatcttcacaaaattttgtatgcaTTATTTCTTAAATCAAGAATAAAATGTGCGAAGAAATTATGcggatcggactactatagcataagctgtcatataaactgatccgAATTccagttcttgtaaggaaacctttttttatttgacaagatatcttcacaaaatttagtatACATTATTTCTTAAAGCAACGAtataatctgcgaagaaattattcagatcggaccactatagcatatagctgccatataaactgatcgaccGAAATCCAGTTCttgttggaaaacttttttatttgaaaagatatctttacTAAATTTTGCAAGAATTAATTCTTAAAGCAAAGATataatctcccaagaaattattcagatcgggctactatagcttatagctgccatataagctGATCGCTCGAAATCAAGTGCCTGTAAGgaatattttccatttcttaagtttttattatttttattgctcttttctgcatcaaaatttgtaaaagcttCGTATAAGTCTGCTGCTATTCCAACTACTTCAATTTAAGTCAAGAAGTAATATACTCGCTTTGAACTTCCATTTAGCCTGATCAGTTGTATGCTGCACTGCAGAGGATGTTTGTATTTGCGGATGTGCGACAACGATAACGAATTGCTTTCatctacatatgcatgtacttatatatgtatgatggTGTCTCGAGCGTCAtcgtactatgtatgtatatgtatgaacacaTGTGTGAATGTGAACATGACATTTTAGTCAAATATAAATGCATGCCTTTCGATACACACTAATTTGGGTATTTACTGGGATGCAAAACTCattgttaacgttttttctcttTTACCCTGCGATGAATGTCTAGTCGTGGATCGTATCTCAACTAAAATGCggtattttgttgattttgcgTTACgttgttgttgaaaataaatacagaaaaaaatacaaaataaatagcaataattaattattgtcaacatgaaaataaaatagtataacGGTGTGGCGCTGAAACCTTAATAGATGTTTAAACGATTTTGATTTTCTAAGTTTTGTattatgtacatgtacatatgtatgtatgtagattggGCTGCTCTGACAAATGAGGAATAACTTTAATGACTTCCCCAGAACTCAAAGTATAGTTTTGCCTGCCATTGATTCGGAAACTCAAGCAGTAAATTTGCTGAGCTACGACAATCATAAATGATATAATTTATAAGACTTTCAAAAACAGTACTCCAGTACAGTAGCGGATACAGAGTTTCTTTCTGGGGGGTTTTTTCCTTCCAACATATttccaatatacataaattcttctgaatgtgaaataaaagtttagattatttttttttttttttttgggtggaCCCCTTTCCCACGTACAATATTTATTGTGATATTTGGATCGTGATCCATATTGAGAATTGTTGAATCGCGAATGAATCAAAaatccttcagcgaatttttatcgaaaatatcggtcaatctgtgagatatattacATAAATTCGGAGAGAATTCTTTTCTAATAATAGTATTCCTGTGAGTCAAAGATGAATCGGACCAAAAATTCCTAATAGAAAGATTTTGGAccatccggttgactttataccgcatgtgagttatcttaatatcaataaatatcgtGATCAGGATTATTTTCTGATATGGATCGCGGTCTATCAATATTGTTTGACAACCTGGCAACATCGCGTTCAGGATTATTTTGTCATATGTATCGAGATCCATCTCAATTGCATACTAAATCTACAATAAACATGACAATCAGCGTTAATTTGTGCTATGGATCGCGATCCATCTCTATTGTATGATAAACAATCAACATCGCGATCCATCTCCTCAGCTACTAAACATTCAATAACTATTCCGATCAGGATTATTTTATGGATTGTCATCCATTAATATTGCATACTAAACTAGCAACAAATATCACGATCCTGGTTTGCAGTATATATAAGTTCAAATCATTcttatttaataaaactcagTTTTTTGTTTACCTTCAAAACGTCACTTTGACTGGACATTTCGATGGGCGGACGAATTGTTGTTATTTGGCCACAGCACGACATTTTGCAGCTGTACAATTGAGACTCACGCTCTTTCTCTCACACTTAAGCAACTTTTTGAAAACACTCACGAacgataaataataaattatttcgtttatttatttactgaatcacttatgtgttttgataaaaataaatacactcTGCACTTTTTCAATTAACTCTTCGGACGCGCAACTGcacttaaataaaacaaagaatttaagtttattgaaaaaagcGTACAAGCACTCTGCATTAATtctattatctatttttatttttatttattcggcGAGCATTAAAGATTTCAAAGATCACATGAAAGTAAACATATTAAAGACATCAGCACCTAgaacacataatttttttattaatcgtTTACACTTTTCGCGCCTCGCATTAAAGCAGCACGTTATGTGCCACGAGCAATAAACggatttcacaaaaattatttacgaatttactaaaaatcttttttgtagattttttaattaaacaatttatctaaataaagatttcttttcATGTTGCCTTTTGAGACTTTATACAGAATTATATGACTGCAGGCATTCCTTTACAAACTGCACGAATAACAATGAGtttgctattaatttttttaatttttttttcaatttttttttaaattgttttaaataatttttttgagttttttttaagtttttttgcttttttttaacatttttttgttttttttttaatttatctttttatattatttttgtgaacAATGAGTGTTAAACCCCACAAAGCTCCACAAAAATGGTTTCtatgttttttacattttttacgttttcgcccaatttcatttgttcattattatttttacacttttgcaAATTTCGCTTCTATTAAAAAGtaacatcaaatatattttcacactTCGTTTATATGCACGTCATCTTCGTATTTACACATACAGAAATAAGTGGgtgtctatatatataatatagacaACATTTTAGTCTTCATTACACGTGTCGTACACGTAAGCTTCTTGAGACACTGGGCGCAGGAAATTGTCTCACAAACACGACGAGTTTTTTATAGTTTAAGCATATATTCGCCGATTTTGAATTATTGTTTGCAATTAAGTcgaaaaacgcaaaaaatgtaattgatCTCGGCACTAGCGCACATACACAttggcatgcatacatactgcTTTGAAaacctttcaaatatttttgaaatcatcTCAAACGTTTGACACCACAAGGCTAAAGTCATGGCAAACACGTCCGAAGTTCCCCAAACGTACAAACGCTGATACCGAAATGTCAGCAAACTTGCTTTCCGCAGAAACGGTTTGCCTTATAGCGCAGACAATGGCGTAGGTGTGGCTGTCAAAGCATTTGCGGAACACCTTGAATTCGGTCaaataacatacataagtacaagtGGACGCGGTTGATCGCGATCTTTATGTGTTTACCCTTAGCGCGCGATTGGCAGATTGTTGCAGGTTCTAAGTTTGCTGTATTTGGTTAGAACTTTTGGAAGCCTAGGGTCATATTATAAAAGCCTCGAGGCATAAAACACCGTTATATCATTATAAATGCTGCAATTACACGTTTGTCGCCAGACTTACGCAGaactacaaatgtatgtacgAGGGTGgctcaaaaaaagtatttttttgttttttcgtttgtAGTCTggaaaataggttcttagacacatCTATGAAGATCTCTCTTATTATCAGAACGCGTTCAATCAATATTACGTCTAAGTCTACAAGAAATATCGCGATCAGAATTATTTTGTGATATGGATCGCGATCCATCTCTGTTTCATACtaaactttcaaataaatatcGCGATCAAAACTATTTTGTGGTATGGATCCCGATCTATCAATTTTGCATACTAAACCTATACAAATATTCTGGTTTcctgttaatatacatacatacatggcaTTAAACGAGTAGTAGCCACAACGCAGCTGCAAAAAATTCATA
This window harbors:
- the LOC126761405 gene encoding long-chain-fatty-acid--CoA ligase 5 isoform X3, which codes for MSCCGQITTIRPPIEMSSQSDVLKGPDHIHVSKFYKEAKNGKFISYITENVRTLYQTFREGAYSSNNGPCLGWRETLTSPYQWINYDEALLRAKNFGAGMIALGARPKQLIGIYSQNRPEWILYEQGCYSFSLVVVPLYDTLGPEACAFIMRQTEMSLVVVEDDAKALMLLEKAPPTLKIIVSIKPIRQHTLERARSRGIQIFSFIDVEKLGAKGNHPEVPPVSEDLCTVCYTSGTTGNPKGVMLTHGNVVAGVCAVILQMGEHRIRAGDVMISFLPLAHMFERCCENGIYYVGGCVGFYSGDIKELTNDLKMLKPTVMPAVPRLLNRVYDKIQNEIASSAIKRTLFNMALKAKEKELSRGIMRRNGCWDKLVFKKVHQAFGGNLRLMVVGSAPLAGNVLTFMRCALGCLVLEGYGQTECTGAISLTVQGDYVPNHVGPPVSCNAVKLVDVPEMEYFASQNTGEVCVRGSNVFHGYYKDPEKTAEAVDSEGWHHTGDVGMWLPNGTLRIIDRRKHIFKLSQGEYIVPEKIENIYTLSQYVNQVYVYGESLKSCIIAVVVPDVDVLKQWANENRVKGTLSVLCNNQQVKELIMSDMLNWGKQSGLKSFEQVKDIYLHPDPFSVQNGLLTPTFKAKRPQLKSYFKPQLDDMYKHLD
- the LOC126761405 gene encoding long-chain-fatty-acid--CoA ligase 5 isoform X1, coding for MSVMTPEKSILAYFNHFIVSNFSYLLDEIDGYLYYFGGTAGVITITGIAAAATYYLKSRPIPEKPLVPLDNQAPILEGPDHIHVSKFYKEAKNGKFISYITENVRTLYQTFREGAYSSNNGPCLGWRETLTSPYQWINYDEALLRAKNFGAGMIALGARPKQLIGIYSQNRPEWILYEQGCYSFSLVVVPLYDTLGPEACAFIMRQTEMSLVVVEDDAKALMLLEKAPPTLKIIVSIKPIRQHTLERARSRGIQIFSFIDVEKLGAKGNHPEVPPVSEDLCTVCYTSGTTGNPKGVMLTHGNVVAGVCAVILQMGEHRIRAGDVMISFLPLAHMFERCCENGIYYVGGCVGFYSGDIKELTNDLKMLKPTVMPAVPRLLNRVYDKIQNEIASSAIKRTLFNMALKAKEKELSRGIMRRNGCWDKLVFKKVHQAFGGNLRLMVVGSAPLAGNVLTFMRCALGCLVLEGYGQTECTGAISLTVQGDYVPNHVGPPVSCNAVKLVDVPEMEYFASQNTGEVCVRGSNVFHGYYKDPEKTAEAVDSEGWHHTGDVGMWLPNGTLRIIDRRKHIFKLSQGEYIVPEKIENIYTLSQYVNQVYVYGESLKSCIIAVVVPDVDVLKQWANENRVKGTLSVLCNNQQVKELIMSDMLNWGKQSGLKSFEQVKDIYLHPDPFSVQNGLLTPTFKAKRPQLKSYFKPQLDDMYKHLD
- the LOC126761405 gene encoding long-chain-fatty-acid--CoA ligase 5 isoform X2; this encodes MSCCGQITTIRPPIEMSSQSDVLKLRYDPRLDIHRRGPDHIHVSKFYKEAKNGKFISYITENVRTLYQTFREGAYSSNNGPCLGWRETLTSPYQWINYDEALLRAKNFGAGMIALGARPKQLIGIYSQNRPEWILYEQGCYSFSLVVVPLYDTLGPEACAFIMRQTEMSLVVVEDDAKALMLLEKAPPTLKIIVSIKPIRQHTLERARSRGIQIFSFIDVEKLGAKGNHPEVPPVSEDLCTVCYTSGTTGNPKGVMLTHGNVVAGVCAVILQMGEHRIRAGDVMISFLPLAHMFERCCENGIYYVGGCVGFYSGDIKELTNDLKMLKPTVMPAVPRLLNRVYDKIQNEIASSAIKRTLFNMALKAKEKELSRGIMRRNGCWDKLVFKKVHQAFGGNLRLMVVGSAPLAGNVLTFMRCALGCLVLEGYGQTECTGAISLTVQGDYVPNHVGPPVSCNAVKLVDVPEMEYFASQNTGEVCVRGSNVFHGYYKDPEKTAEAVDSEGWHHTGDVGMWLPNGTLRIIDRRKHIFKLSQGEYIVPEKIENIYTLSQYVNQVYVYGESLKSCIIAVVVPDVDVLKQWANENRVKGTLSVLCNNQQVKELIMSDMLNWGKQSGLKSFEQVKDIYLHPDPFSVQNGLLTPTFKAKRPQLKSYFKPQLDDMYKHLD